A DNA window from Actinomadura coerulea contains the following coding sequences:
- a CDS encoding glycosyltransferase family 2 protein — MPCLNEAETVETCVRKTIGFFEDSGIDGEVVIADNGSTDGSQQLARDAGARVVPVVDKGYGNALMGGIRAARGRYVAMGDADDSYDFATLGPFLDELRDGADLVMGNRFKGGIAEGAMPPLHRYLGNPVLSFVGRLFFGSKIGDFHCGLRAFDKDAILRLGLQTGGMEFASEMVVKATLQGYDIREVPTTLSPDGRTRAPHLNTWRDGWRHLRFLMLYSPRWLFLIPGLVFMMLGLVAGVALSTGPVTVGDIAFDVDTLVGASAALVIGFQAVLFALLTKVYAMQEGFLPHDSRVQKVIDWWSLERGLLLGGLLAVAGLGGLVASLLHWRVNSFGELDPRHSLRIVVPAATALVMSFQAIFASLFVSILGIRRRQHPPLTDPAEEAAGVVDAAVQKVAEAEKAARAEKAAKAERAENGVKAEEAATEDGPEKVAAGKKGATASEDGDEDGR; from the coding sequence ATGCCATGTCTGAACGAGGCCGAGACGGTCGAGACCTGCGTCCGCAAGACCATCGGTTTCTTCGAGGACAGCGGCATCGACGGCGAGGTGGTCATCGCCGACAACGGCAGCACCGACGGCAGCCAGCAGCTGGCCCGGGACGCGGGCGCCCGCGTCGTGCCGGTGGTCGACAAGGGCTACGGCAACGCCCTGATGGGCGGGATCCGGGCCGCGCGCGGCAGGTACGTCGCGATGGGCGACGCCGACGACTCCTACGACTTCGCCACCCTCGGCCCGTTCCTGGACGAGCTGCGCGACGGCGCCGACCTCGTCATGGGCAACCGGTTCAAGGGCGGAATCGCCGAGGGCGCCATGCCGCCGCTGCACCGCTACCTCGGCAACCCGGTGCTCAGCTTCGTCGGCCGGCTGTTCTTCGGCAGCAAGATCGGCGACTTCCACTGCGGCCTGCGCGCCTTCGACAAGGACGCGATCCTGCGGCTCGGCCTGCAGACCGGCGGCATGGAGTTCGCCAGCGAGATGGTCGTCAAGGCGACCCTGCAGGGCTACGACATCCGCGAGGTGCCGACCACGCTGTCGCCCGACGGCCGGACCCGCGCCCCGCACCTCAACACCTGGCGCGACGGCTGGCGCCACCTGCGCTTCCTCATGCTCTACAGCCCCCGCTGGCTGTTCCTCATCCCCGGCCTGGTCTTCATGATGCTCGGCCTGGTCGCCGGGGTCGCGCTGTCGACCGGCCCGGTGACCGTCGGAGACATCGCCTTCGACGTCGACACGCTGGTCGGCGCCTCCGCCGCACTGGTGATCGGCTTCCAGGCGGTGCTGTTCGCGCTGCTGACCAAGGTCTACGCGATGCAGGAGGGCTTCCTCCCGCACGACAGCCGCGTGCAGAAGGTCATTGACTGGTGGAGCCTGGAGCGCGGCCTGCTGCTCGGCGGGCTGCTCGCCGTCGCCGGTCTCGGCGGGCTCGTCGCGTCCCTGCTGCACTGGCGGGTGAACAGCTTCGGCGAGCTGGACCCGCGGCACTCGCTGCGCATCGTCGTCCCCGCCGCGACCGCGCTGGTGATGAGCTTCCAGGCGATCTTCGCCTCGCTGTTCGTCAGCATCCTCGGCATCCGCCGCCGCCAGCACCCGCCGCTCACGGACCCGGCCGAGGAGGCCGCGGGCGTCGTCGACGCCGCCGTGCAGAAGGTCGCCGAGGCCGAGAAGGCGGCCAGGGCCGAGAAGGCGGCGAAGGCGGAGCGCGCCGAGAACGGTGTGAAGGCCGAGGAGGCCGCGACCGAGGACGGGCCGGAGAAGGTCGCCGCGGGCAAGAAGGGCGCGACCGCGTCCGAGGACGGCGACGAGGACGGTCGCTGA
- a CDS encoding glycosyltransferase family 39 protein, protein MIIAIAALLRLVAMLGYQPVMFFNDSFDYLNVAMDPYPHPLRPDGYSFLLLALKPFHSFALVAGIQHLMGLAMGVMIYALLRRRFGLPGWGAALAAAPVLLDAYQLQLEHLVLSDTTFTFLVMSAVTLLLWRDQPSWKIAAGVGLIVGMAWLTRSVGMPVLLGVLVYMLIRRSGWRLMAVTLVACLLPVLGYMGWYKAESDKFAITESNGIFLYARVYKFADCHRMKDLPVSEYPLCTEPANRLPNSQDGIWNARSPLNRYTGTRFSPENNKLGNDFAKRAIASQPLDYARVVAHDFFRVFQWKRTVFPDPATYSQYEFEKKSRPLPDWHMPGGGTAAQDARGYEHGNARTQVVEPFAGAARGYQDVFYLRGTMVGGILLLGLAGLVPLWRRFGGEALLPWTLATGLLLAPAATAEFDYRYVLPAVPLAALAAGLAFRPEARATAAGWTRRLTRRGEGRATPPAEPAAQDSPETAGVTA, encoded by the coding sequence GTGATCATTGCCATAGCGGCGCTGCTCCGCCTGGTGGCGATGCTCGGCTACCAGCCGGTGATGTTCTTCAACGACAGCTTCGACTACCTGAACGTCGCGATGGACCCGTACCCGCACCCGCTGCGGCCCGACGGGTACTCGTTCCTGCTGCTCGCCCTCAAGCCCTTCCACAGCTTCGCCCTCGTCGCGGGAATCCAGCACCTCATGGGCCTGGCCATGGGCGTGATGATCTACGCGCTGCTGCGGCGCCGGTTCGGCCTGCCCGGCTGGGGCGCCGCGCTGGCGGCCGCGCCGGTTCTGCTGGACGCCTACCAGCTGCAACTGGAGCACCTGGTCCTGTCGGACACCACGTTCACCTTCCTGGTGATGTCCGCGGTCACGCTGCTGCTGTGGCGCGACCAGCCGTCCTGGAAGATCGCCGCGGGGGTCGGGCTGATCGTCGGGATGGCGTGGCTGACCCGCTCGGTCGGGATGCCGGTGCTCCTCGGCGTGCTGGTCTACATGCTGATCCGCCGCAGCGGCTGGCGGCTCATGGCCGTCACACTGGTCGCCTGCCTGCTGCCGGTGCTCGGCTACATGGGCTGGTACAAGGCGGAGAGCGACAAGTTCGCGATCACCGAGAGCAACGGGATCTTCCTGTACGCCCGCGTCTACAAGTTCGCCGACTGCCACCGGATGAAGGACCTGCCGGTCAGCGAGTACCCGCTGTGCACCGAGCCCGCGAACCGGCTGCCGAACTCGCAGGACGGCATCTGGAACGCCCGCTCCCCCCTCAACCGCTACACCGGCACGCGGTTCAGCCCCGAGAACAACAAGCTCGGCAACGACTTCGCCAAGCGGGCCATCGCCTCCCAGCCGCTCGACTACGCGCGCGTCGTCGCGCACGACTTCTTCCGCGTCTTCCAGTGGAAGCGCACGGTGTTCCCCGACCCGGCGACGTACTCGCAGTACGAGTTCGAGAAGAAGAGCAGGCCGCTTCCCGACTGGCACATGCCCGGCGGCGGGACTGCCGCCCAGGACGCGCGCGGCTACGAGCACGGCAACGCCCGCACGCAGGTCGTCGAGCCGTTCGCCGGGGCCGCCCGCGGCTACCAGGACGTCTTCTACCTGCGCGGCACCATGGTCGGCGGCATCCTGCTCCTCGGCCTGGCCGGGCTGGTCCCGCTGTGGCGGCGGTTCGGCGGCGAGGCGCTGCTGCCGTGGACGCTCGCCACCGGGCTGCTGCTCGCGCCCGCCGCCACCGCCGAGTTCGACTACCGGTACGTGCTGCCCGCCGTCCCGCTGGCGGCGCTCGCCGCCGGGCTGGCGTTCCGGCCCGAGGCCCGCGCGACGGCGGCCGGCTGGACGCGCCGCCTCACCCGCCGCGGCGAGGGCCGGGCGACCCCGCCGGCCGAGCCCGCGGCCCAGGACTCCCCGGAGACCGCGGGCGTCACCGCCTGA
- a CDS encoding MFS transporter, translating into MRGYVVFLRRPYAGRLLGGTLLGRLPNGMGMLAVVLHVRADDGGYPLAGTLAAILGLATAAGQPVLGRAMDRFGQPRVLLPAACASAAGFALLAAVGAAPLPLAVAAVFAAGFATPPLEAGLRALWPDVLDGPEQVDAAYALDAAAQELLFTVGPLLVVAAAVVNTETALLITGVLGIAGTLVVALSGPSRRWRGEPRASDWAGPLRSPGLRVLLLSLACAGIALGVYSVAVVAYAEDLGCDLASGLLLACMAGGALTGGIVYGARRWAGAAHRRLPWLMAALAAGYLPLVLAPGLPVMSVLAFVSGVFLAPVLACSFTLVDRLAPAGTVTEAFAWIVAAIGAGGSVGSFVSGVGQDAAGVPGAFAGAGAGGVLALALCLLGARTLRPAAGPAVTADAAARL; encoded by the coding sequence ATGCGCGGCTACGTCGTATTCCTGCGGAGGCCGTACGCGGGACGGCTGCTCGGCGGCACCCTGCTCGGCCGGCTGCCCAACGGGATGGGCATGCTCGCCGTCGTGCTGCACGTCCGCGCCGACGACGGCGGCTACCCCCTCGCCGGGACCCTCGCCGCGATCCTCGGGCTGGCGACCGCCGCCGGGCAGCCCGTCCTCGGCCGCGCCATGGACCGGTTCGGGCAGCCGCGCGTCCTGCTGCCCGCCGCCTGCGCCTCCGCGGCCGGGTTCGCCCTGCTCGCCGCCGTCGGCGCGGCCCCGCTCCCGCTGGCCGTCGCCGCCGTCTTCGCCGCCGGGTTCGCCACCCCGCCGCTCGAAGCCGGGCTGCGCGCCCTGTGGCCCGACGTCCTGGACGGCCCGGAGCAGGTCGACGCCGCCTACGCGCTCGACGCCGCGGCCCAGGAACTGCTGTTCACCGTCGGGCCGCTGCTCGTCGTCGCCGCGGCCGTCGTGAACACCGAGACCGCGCTGCTGATCACCGGCGTCCTCGGCATCGCCGGGACGCTCGTCGTCGCGCTGTCCGGGCCGTCGCGCCGGTGGCGGGGCGAGCCGCGCGCCTCCGACTGGGCCGGGCCGCTGCGGTCGCCCGGCCTGCGGGTGCTGCTGCTGTCGCTCGCCTGCGCCGGGATCGCCCTCGGCGTCTACTCCGTCGCCGTCGTCGCCTACGCCGAGGACCTGGGCTGCGATCTCGCCTCCGGGCTGCTGCTGGCGTGCATGGCGGGCGGCGCCCTCACCGGCGGGATCGTCTACGGCGCGCGCCGGTGGGCGGGCGCCGCGCACCGGCGCCTGCCCTGGCTGATGGCCGCGCTCGCCGCCGGATACCTCCCGCTCGTCCTCGCGCCGGGACTGCCCGTCATGTCGGTGCTCGCGTTCGTCTCCGGCGTCTTCCTCGCACCGGTGCTGGCGTGCAGTTTCACGCTCGTCGACCGGCTCGCCCCCGCCGGGACCGTCACCGAGGCGTTCGCGTGGATCGTCGCGGCGATCGGCGCGGGCGGCTCCGTCGGCTCGTTCGTCTCGGGCGTCGGGCAGGACGCCGCGGGCGTGCCCGGCGCGTTCGCGGGCGCCGGGGCCGGGGGCGTCCTCGCCCTGGCCCTGTGCCTGCTCGGCGCGCGGACGCTGCGCCCCGCCGCTGGCCCGGCCGTCACCGCGGACGCCGCCGCCCGGCTGTGA
- the rsmI gene encoding 16S rRNA (cytidine(1402)-2'-O)-methyltransferase translates to MGAVMAAGTGTLRLAAAPIGRPEDASARLRAALAEAPVIAAEDTRRLRRLAGDLGVELAARVVSYNDLNERERAAGLVEDLLAGRDVLVVTDAGMPGVSDPGYRLVRAAVAEGVPVTVLPGPSAVTTALAVSGLPTDRFCFEGFPPRKPGERARRLESLAGEPRTMVFFESPRRLPVTLAAMAEAFGSDRPAAVCRELTKTYEEVRRGTLGELAAWAGDGVLGEITVVVGGAPEPRGLTDPAELAAAVAAREAAGTPRKQAITEVARENGAQKRLVYDAVVKARK, encoded by the coding sequence ATGGGGGCCGTGATGGCGGCGGGGACGGGAACGCTGCGGCTCGCCGCGGCGCCGATCGGCAGGCCCGAGGACGCCTCGGCCCGGTTGCGGGCCGCGCTCGCGGAGGCGCCGGTCATCGCGGCGGAGGACACGCGGCGGCTGCGGCGGCTGGCGGGCGACCTCGGCGTCGAACTGGCCGCGCGCGTCGTGTCCTACAACGACCTGAACGAGCGGGAGCGGGCCGCGGGCCTGGTCGAGGACCTGCTCGCCGGACGGGACGTTCTGGTGGTCACCGACGCCGGGATGCCGGGCGTGTCGGACCCCGGGTACCGGCTGGTGCGCGCCGCGGTCGCCGAGGGCGTCCCGGTCACGGTGCTGCCCGGGCCGTCCGCCGTCACGACCGCGCTGGCGGTGTCGGGTCTGCCGACCGACCGGTTCTGCTTCGAGGGGTTCCCGCCGCGCAAGCCGGGGGAGCGGGCCCGCCGGCTGGAGTCACTCGCGGGGGAGCCGCGCACGATGGTGTTCTTCGAGTCGCCGCGCCGGCTGCCCGTCACCCTCGCGGCCATGGCGGAGGCGTTCGGCTCCGACCGTCCGGCCGCGGTGTGCCGGGAGCTGACCAAGACCTACGAGGAGGTCCGCCGGGGGACGCTCGGCGAACTCGCCGCGTGGGCCGGGGACGGCGTCCTCGGCGAGATCACGGTGGTGGTCGGGGGCGCGCCCGAGCCGCGGGGGCTGACGGACCCGGCGGAGCTGGCGGCGGCGGTCGCCGCGCGGGAGGCGGCCGGGACGCCGCGCAAGCAGGCCATCACCGAGGTCGCCCGGGAGAACGGCGCCCAGAAGCGCCTCGTTTACGACGCCGTTGTCAAGGCCAGGAAATAG
- a CDS encoding ArnT family glycosyltransferase: protein MAQTTSDQAVAREADDAGPDAPSERPGLWGRVRRTRRVVWLSLLVAASAVLAQWVIMTPPLYFDPYYVWLAARDWPHIPLTQWPFDEVPHQVTRIGLVLPARLVQELLGDGQAAYFTVAALGCAAFFVGTYLVVRSLFGDVAGLASAAVMLVHPFFTMTNPFGHEITWSTGVMLPDMPGAGLFTIGMAGLVVASRRTGRAQTRMLLAAGVLLGASFLVREFLAFLFLAIPAYLALLRIPWRRNVTVGAPMLAILLLNFVHNQLVWGSPLAGLMSAASHGGQSRDYVTRSLAARSFLRAMHEWNPLGLVFTAALVLTIVGWAVTRDRRLTLVLVWFFTLAVPLTLFSGVLDPNDISLRAWLQRYWFAVLPALLAGGSGSLILMFRMLPSGLVSRLRLRTVAAPVLAVALGAAYAVAAVRAVPELPRDKAWSELRGYLGDHRDITLICADRRLAQTLTFYTRDMWGRPVWRGEIRDFPHYMPVPRNATEGPMLYTRWRGMESQIGGGWRPDPAQGWTLMWRSSDGVLQLWNPPARASAGS from the coding sequence ATGGCCCAGACCACGTCCGACCAGGCGGTCGCCCGGGAAGCCGACGACGCGGGGCCGGACGCGCCGTCCGAGCGCCCCGGCCTGTGGGGCCGGGTGCGGCGGACCCGGCGGGTGGTGTGGCTGTCGCTGCTGGTCGCGGCGTCCGCGGTGCTCGCCCAGTGGGTGATCATGACGCCGCCGCTGTACTTCGACCCATACTACGTGTGGCTCGCCGCCCGCGACTGGCCGCACATCCCGCTCACCCAGTGGCCGTTCGACGAGGTCCCGCACCAGGTCACCCGCATCGGGCTGGTGCTTCCGGCGCGGCTGGTCCAGGAGCTCCTCGGGGACGGCCAGGCCGCGTACTTCACGGTCGCCGCCCTCGGCTGCGCCGCCTTCTTCGTCGGGACGTACCTGGTCGTCCGGTCCCTGTTCGGGGACGTGGCGGGCCTGGCGTCCGCGGCGGTCATGCTGGTCCACCCGTTCTTCACCATGACCAACCCGTTCGGCCACGAGATCACCTGGTCGACCGGGGTGATGCTGCCGGACATGCCGGGCGCCGGGCTGTTCACCATCGGGATGGCGGGCCTCGTCGTCGCGAGCCGCCGGACCGGCCGGGCCCAGACGCGGATGCTGCTGGCCGCCGGGGTGCTCCTCGGCGCGTCGTTCCTCGTCCGGGAGTTCCTGGCCTTCCTCTTCCTCGCCATCCCCGCCTACCTGGCGCTGCTGCGCATCCCGTGGCGCCGCAACGTCACGGTCGGCGCGCCGATGCTGGCGATCCTGCTGCTCAACTTCGTCCACAACCAGCTGGTGTGGGGCAGCCCGCTCGCCGGGCTCATGTCGGCCGCCTCGCACGGCGGCCAGTCCCGCGACTACGTCACCCGCTCGCTCGCCGCGCGGTCGTTCCTGCGCGCGATGCACGAGTGGAACCCCCTCGGCCTCGTCTTCACGGCGGCGCTGGTCCTCACCATCGTCGGCTGGGCCGTCACCCGCGACCGGCGGCTCACGCTGGTCCTGGTGTGGTTCTTCACGCTGGCGGTGCCGCTGACGCTGTTCTCCGGCGTCCTCGACCCGAACGACATCTCGCTGCGCGCCTGGCTCCAGCGGTACTGGTTCGCGGTGCTGCCCGCGCTGCTCGCCGGCGGCTCGGGGTCGCTGATCCTGATGTTCCGGATGCTGCCGTCCGGCCTGGTGTCACGGCTGCGGCTGCGGACGGTCGCGGCACCCGTCCTGGCGGTCGCGCTGGGTGCGGCGTACGCGGTGGCGGCGGTCCGCGCCGTCCCGGAACTGCCGCGCGACAAGGCGTGGAGCGAGCTGCGCGGGTACCTCGGCGACCATCGCGACATCACGCTGATCTGCGCCGACCGGCGGCTCGCGCAGACCCTCACCTTCTACACGCGCGACATGTGGGGGCGCCCGGTCTGGCGCGGCGAGATCCGCGACTTCCCGCACTACATGCCGGTCCCGCGCAACGCGACGGAAGGGCCGATGCTCTACACGCGCTGGCGCGGCATGGAGTCGCAGATCGGCGGCGGCTGGCGCCCCGACCCCGCCCAGGGCTGGACGCTCATGTGGCGCTCGTCGGACGGGGTCCTGCAGCTCTGGAATCCCCCCGCCCGGGCCTCCGCCGGCAGTTAG
- a CDS encoding dolichyl-phosphate-mannose--protein mannosyltransferase: protein MSTTDLAPVPATASRRRPPALREWLAPAIPGSPLLSWLGALLVTALAGYLRFDRLGTPKAVVFDETYYAKDALALLRFGWEHNTVEGADKMLIADPDARIWGSGPAFVAHPPFGKWMIAIGEWMFGATPFGWRFMPALVGTLSVLILCRLARRMTGSTLLGCAAGLLLALDGLAFVTSRAALLDVFVMFWVLAGFACLVNDRDRSRRVLAERIEQGRTSVYGPFLAHGWRWGAGVCLGLACATKWTGVFYVAAFGLMTVLWDYGARRAAGVRAPLQGTMLLEAVPAFVQLVVVGLVAYLATWWGWIFKPGGWGRGEVSGNPLWRPFEAMPELWHYHAEMLGFHTGLDAKHPYQSWPWEWPILRRPVAFFYTEPKDACGGAARCSREILGIGTPALWWGALVALVVVAFIWLILRDWRAGAILLGFLAGWLTWFPSAFADRTMFLFYATPLIPFMVLAVVLVLGYLIGPAPASAAGAHAARPGESGHDAGPATARPASSEPPPPPPWGAPADPSPALTPYDGNAPHDEHTPYGEDGAHAPPPPVQAAGARRLIGAAAAGAFLLVVLANFAYFHPILSAQTIPYEDWQARMWFDRWV, encoded by the coding sequence ATGTCGACGACGGATCTGGCTCCGGTCCCGGCCACGGCGTCCCGGCGCAGGCCCCCCGCGCTGCGGGAATGGCTCGCGCCGGCGATCCCCGGCAGCCCCCTGCTGTCCTGGCTGGGCGCACTGCTGGTCACCGCGCTCGCCGGGTACCTGCGGTTCGACCGGCTGGGCACGCCGAAGGCGGTGGTCTTCGACGAGACCTACTACGCCAAGGACGCGCTCGCCCTGCTGAGGTTCGGCTGGGAGCACAACACCGTCGAGGGCGCCGACAAGATGCTCATCGCCGACCCGGACGCCCGCATCTGGGGCAGCGGGCCCGCGTTCGTCGCGCACCCGCCGTTCGGGAAGTGGATGATCGCGATCGGCGAGTGGATGTTCGGCGCGACGCCGTTCGGGTGGCGGTTCATGCCCGCCCTGGTCGGGACGCTGTCGGTGCTGATCCTGTGCCGGCTCGCCCGCCGGATGACGGGCTCGACGCTGCTCGGCTGCGCCGCCGGGCTGCTGCTGGCGCTGGACGGCCTGGCGTTCGTGACCAGCCGCGCCGCGCTGCTGGACGTCTTCGTGATGTTCTGGGTCCTCGCCGGGTTCGCCTGCCTGGTGAACGACCGGGACCGCTCCCGCCGGGTGCTCGCCGAGCGGATCGAGCAGGGCCGGACGTCGGTGTACGGGCCGTTCCTCGCGCACGGCTGGCGGTGGGGGGCGGGCGTCTGCCTCGGCCTCGCCTGCGCCACCAAGTGGACGGGGGTCTTCTACGTCGCCGCGTTCGGGCTCATGACCGTCCTGTGGGACTACGGCGCCCGCCGCGCCGCCGGGGTCCGGGCCCCGCTGCAGGGGACGATGCTGCTGGAGGCCGTCCCGGCGTTCGTGCAGCTCGTCGTGGTCGGGCTGGTCGCCTACCTGGCGACCTGGTGGGGATGGATCTTCAAGCCGGGGGGCTGGGGGCGCGGCGAGGTCTCGGGCAACCCGCTGTGGCGGCCGTTCGAGGCGATGCCCGAGCTGTGGCACTACCACGCGGAGATGCTCGGTTTCCACACGGGCCTGGACGCCAAGCACCCCTACCAGTCGTGGCCGTGGGAGTGGCCGATCCTGCGCCGTCCGGTCGCGTTCTTCTACACCGAGCCGAAGGACGCGTGCGGCGGCGCGGCGCGGTGCTCACGCGAGATCCTCGGGATCGGCACGCCCGCCCTGTGGTGGGGGGCGCTGGTCGCGCTGGTCGTGGTGGCGTTCATCTGGCTGATCCTGCGGGACTGGCGGGCGGGCGCGATCCTGCTCGGCTTCCTCGCGGGCTGGCTGACCTGGTTCCCGTCGGCGTTCGCCGACCGCACGATGTTCCTGTTCTACGCGACGCCGCTGATCCCGTTCATGGTGCTGGCGGTCGTCCTGGTGCTGGGCTACCTGATAGGGCCGGCGCCCGCCTCGGCGGCGGGCGCGCACGCGGCGCGCCCCGGCGAGAGCGGCCACGACGCGGGGCCCGCGACCGCCCGGCCGGCCTCCTCCGAACCGCCTCCCCCGCCCCCGTGGGGAGCGCCCGCCGACCCGTCCCCGGCCCTCACGCCGTATGACGGGAACGCGCCGCACGACGAGCACACGCCCTATGGCGAGGACGGGGCGCACGCTCCGCCGCCGCCCGTCCAGGCCGCCGGGGCCCGGCGGCTGATCGGCGCCGCCGCGGCGGGGGCCTTCCTGCTGGTGGTGCTGGCCAACTTCGCGTACTTCCACCCGATCCTGTCCGCGCAGACGATCCCCTACGAGGACTGGCAGGCGCGGATGTGGTTCGACCGCTGGGTCTGA
- a CDS encoding LacI family DNA-binding transcriptional regulator: MPAISRPTSKDVAQEAGVSQSTVSLVLGGKWSGRVSPATARSVRSAAERLGYRPNQAARNLRLGTTRTVLLMVPTLTAPFFGPVYTGAARVAARHGFGVVVSTWPDGAAGPADGPFAAPDEAIDGVLASSMAAETLGGFGGTPVVTLDSGPAGRPGAPVPTVDFGVADGMRAIAEHLAGLGHRRIGHVAAALDQWTFHARADALAEVVAGLAGGVLSRAGCAIDVASARDSATRLLTGPEPPTALVCDDDLIAAGAYKAARALGLDVPSDVSVTGFDDVLLATALEPELTTVRLPAEELGAQGMAALLDLLDGRRPGPRVLPGELVVRGSTAPPRAR; this comes from the coding sequence GTGCCGGCCATCAGCCGCCCCACCAGCAAGGACGTGGCTCAGGAGGCCGGGGTCTCGCAGTCCACGGTCTCGCTCGTGCTCGGCGGCAAGTGGAGCGGGCGTGTGTCCCCCGCGACCGCGCGCAGCGTGCGGAGCGCCGCCGAGCGGCTCGGCTACCGGCCCAACCAGGCGGCCCGGAACCTGCGGCTCGGGACCACCCGGACCGTCCTGCTGATGGTGCCGACCCTGACCGCGCCGTTCTTCGGCCCCGTCTACACGGGCGCCGCGCGGGTCGCGGCCCGGCACGGCTTCGGCGTCGTCGTCTCGACCTGGCCGGACGGCGCGGCGGGGCCCGCCGACGGCCCGTTCGCGGCGCCGGACGAGGCGATCGACGGCGTCCTCGCGTCCTCGATGGCCGCGGAGACGCTCGGCGGGTTCGGCGGGACGCCCGTCGTGACGCTGGACAGCGGCCCGGCCGGGCGTCCCGGCGCCCCCGTCCCCACCGTCGACTTCGGCGTGGCCGACGGGATGCGGGCGATCGCGGAGCACCTGGCGGGTCTCGGCCACCGCCGGATCGGGCACGTGGCCGCCGCCCTGGACCAGTGGACGTTCCACGCCCGCGCGGACGCCCTCGCGGAGGTCGTCGCGGGCCTGGCGGGCGGCGTCCTGAGCCGGGCCGGCTGCGCGATCGACGTCGCCTCGGCCAGGGACTCCGCCACCCGGCTGCTCACCGGTCCCGAGCCGCCGACCGCGCTGGTCTGCGACGACGACCTGATCGCGGCGGGCGCGTACAAGGCGGCGCGGGCGCTGGGCCTGGACGTCCCGTCCGACGTGTCGGTCACCGGTTTCGACGACGTGCTGCTGGCGACGGCGCTGGAACCGGAGCTGACGACCGTCCGGCTGCCGGCCGAGGAACTGGGCGCGCAGGGCATGGCGGCGCTCCTCGACCTCCTCGACGGCCGCCGTCCGGGCCCCCGCGTCCTGCCGGGCGAGCTCGTCGTCCGCGGCTCGACGGCGCCGCCGCGCGCCCGCTGA